Proteins co-encoded in one Chitinophagales bacterium genomic window:
- a CDS encoding translation initiation factor, with the protein MSKKVKFNRINVVYSTNPDFKPQSEEEEEVETLEVNKQQLKVLRDRKKRGGKTATLVEGFVGSDEDLKELGKTLKSKCGVGGSAKDGVILVQGDVKEKVYNLLKEMGYSKTKMSGG; encoded by the coding sequence ATGTCAAAAAAAGTTAAATTTAACCGAATCAATGTCGTTTATTCTACGAACCCCGACTTCAAACCTCAATCAGAGGAAGAGGAAGAAGTCGAAACATTGGAGGTAAACAAACAACAATTGAAGGTGTTGCGTGACCGCAAAAAACGTGGTGGAAAAACGGCAACTTTGGTCGAAGGTTTTGTAGGCTCAGATGAAGATTTGAAGGAGTTGGGCAAAACCTTGAAGTCGAAGTGTGGCGTGGGCGGCTCTGCAAAAGATGGAGTTATTTTGGTTCAAGGAGACGTTAAAGAGAAGGTGTATAACCTGCTCAAAGAGATGGGATACAGCAAAACAAAAATGTCTGGAGGATAG
- a CDS encoding MFS transporter, with translation MTNSSNNRNTLFRVFFTLFIDFFGFGLIAPVLPFVFSMNETGLFRDSFPPETLTFLYGIVIGGYSLGALFGSPILGMVSDWKGRRKILMFANLMSGIAYCLAGFGVYWVSFWFIFIGRLMSGVLGTTLNTVQAALADVSDDKSKAKNFGLTGVAFGLGFVTGVACMVFLSGFDWFSYDLAFLFGGLLNFSNILYIKFFFPETLQTKAPVRKISWLTGIHNAKKAFTYPKFRLIFMVIFMLTIALAFFSQFFQFYLIEEFDYNVRQVGLIFMYIGVLIALAQGVLLRPIANRLLPSKILSWSIPFFGLSFLLILLPKSTLMLYMVLPILIFFQGITFPSSLAIVSNLADDAIQGEVIGINQSIQSLCNALPAILFGAAVGFNVRFPMLFGAACCLIAWIIFVKFLKTIK, from the coding sequence ATGACGAATAGTTCGAATAATCGGAATACGCTTTTTAGAGTCTTTTTTACTCTTTTCATTGATTTCTTTGGCTTTGGCTTGATTGCTCCTGTTTTACCATTCGTTTTTTCAATGAATGAAACAGGACTTTTCAGAGATAGTTTTCCACCCGAAACCCTTACCTTTTTATATGGCATTGTGATAGGTGGATATTCGCTGGGCGCATTGTTTGGTTCACCTATATTGGGTATGGTGTCAGATTGGAAAGGCAGACGTAAGATATTGATGTTTGCGAACTTGATGAGCGGCATCGCTTATTGTTTGGCAGGATTTGGTGTTTATTGGGTGAGTTTCTGGTTTATTTTTATAGGGCGGTTGATGTCGGGAGTTTTAGGCACGACTCTCAATACTGTACAAGCAGCCTTGGCAGATGTGAGTGATGACAAAAGCAAGGCAAAAAACTTTGGGCTAACAGGTGTTGCCTTTGGTTTGGGTTTTGTGACAGGTGTAGCGTGTATGGTATTTTTGTCGGGTTTCGATTGGTTTTCTTATGACCTCGCTTTTCTATTTGGGGGACTTTTGAATTTCTCCAATATTCTGTATATCAAATTTTTCTTTCCCGAAACCCTTCAAACCAAAGCTCCTGTACGCAAAATTAGTTGGCTGACAGGAATTCACAATGCAAAAAAGGCGTTTACTTACCCCAAGTTTCGACTTATTTTTATGGTCATTTTCATGTTGACCATTGCACTTGCATTCTTTTCGCAGTTCTTCCAGTTTTATCTGATTGAAGAATTTGACTACAATGTGCGACAGGTTGGCTTAATATTCATGTACATAGGTGTATTGATTGCATTAGCACAAGGTGTCTTGCTTCGTCCGATTGCCAATCGTTTATTACCTTCAAAGATACTCAGTTGGTCTATTCCATTTTTTGGATTGAGTTTCTTGTTGATTTTATTGCCCAAAAGCACCCTTATGCTTTATATGGTATTGCCAATTTTGATATTTTTTCAAGGTATTACCTTTCCCAGCTCACTTGCCATCGTATCTAATTTAGCAGATGATGCGATTCAAGGCGAAGTAATCGGTATCAATCAATCTATTCAATCACTCTGCAATGCCTTACCTGCCATACTATTTGGGGCAGCCGTAGGCTTCAATGTTCGATTTCCGATGTTGTTTGGAGCGGCATGTTGTTTGATTGCTTGGATAATTTTTGTGAAATTTTTGAAGACCATAAAATAG
- a CDS encoding SAM-dependent methyltransferase yields MLELTKDYWNKRYLNGETQWDIGYISEPFKHYFDQLTNKNLHILVPGAGNAHEVEYLFVNGFKNVFLLDWSLKALQNFQSRIPDFPVSQLINADFFQHEGQYDLMIEQTFFCALNPSLRKKYAQHSHQLLKNEGKIVGLLFNIPLNDDHPPFGGKKEEYISYFEDYFNIQIMEPCYNSILPRANSELFVKMVKK; encoded by the coding sequence ATGCTTGAACTAACAAAAGATTATTGGAATAAAAGGTATTTGAATGGAGAAACTCAATGGGATATTGGATATATTAGTGAACCATTTAAACATTACTTTGATCAATTAACAAATAAAAATTTACATATTTTAGTTCCTGGAGCGGGAAATGCTCATGAAGTAGAATACTTATTTGTAAATGGATTTAAAAATGTTTTTTTGTTAGATTGGTCACTCAAAGCACTGCAAAATTTTCAAAGTCGGATACCTGATTTTCCTGTATCTCAATTGATAAATGCTGATTTTTTTCAACACGAAGGTCAATACGACTTAATGATTGAACAAACGTTTTTTTGTGCTTTAAATCCAAGTCTCAGAAAAAAATATGCACAACATTCGCACCAATTATTAAAAAATGAAGGGAAAATAGTTGGATTACTATTCAATATTCCGTTAAATGACGATCATCCTCCTTTTGGAGGCAAGAAAGAAGAATATATTTCTTATTTTGAAGATTATTTTAACATTCAGATAATGGAGCCTTGTTATAACTCCATTTTACCCAGAGCAAACAGTGAGTTGTTTGTGAAAATGGTAAAAAAATGA
- a CDS encoding STAS domain-containing protein encodes MKFALDKKDSYTVFSLLESKLNTLVAPDLKTELTILHNEGIRNIILDLEKVSFVDSSGLSAILVGNRLCSRSGGSLIVAAIADNVNRLFKISQLDSVLTIIASVQQARDYVMMQELVNELQDEEIADEGDAED; translated from the coding sequence ATGAAATTCGCTTTAGACAAAAAAGATAGCTATACAGTTTTTTCATTGTTAGAGTCTAAGCTAAACACGCTTGTTGCTCCTGACTTGAAAACTGAATTAACCATTTTGCACAACGAAGGCATTAGAAACATCATCCTTGACCTCGAAAAAGTATCTTTTGTAGATTCTTCGGGATTGAGTGCCATATTGGTAGGCAATCGTTTGTGTAGTAGAAGTGGTGGTAGTTTGATCGTTGCAGCCATTGCTGACAATGTCAATCGTTTATTTAAGATTTCTCAGTTAGACAGCGTTCTAACTATCATAGCCTCTGTTCAACAAGCAAGGGATTATGTGATGATGCAGGAATTGGTGAATGAACTACAAGATGAAGAAATAGCCGATGAAGGAGACGCTGAAGATTGA
- a CDS encoding ribonuclease Z, with product MTKFSVTILGSNSAMPIYDRHPSAQILNVNEQLYLIDCGEGTQMQLQKYAIRFSKINHIFISHLHGDHYLGLIPLLDSFALLGRVAPVHLYAPTPLLNVISLHGEINGWKLEDSPYPLIFHATNPSVSELLLDDKQITVKSIVLDHRVPCTGFVFEEKASDRKMLKDKITTYNIPFAAIPDIKKGADYTTPEGVIISNSELTANPLPTRTYAYCSDTAYTESILPLIEGIDLLYHEATYLEERIELAAPRGHSTAKQAALIAKKAGVKKLLLGHFSSRYYDLSPFLEEAQPIFPTTELAIEGREFVI from the coding sequence ATGACTAAATTCAGTGTCACCATTTTGGGTAGCAATTCTGCCATGCCTATTTATGACAGACATCCTTCTGCTCAAATACTCAATGTCAATGAACAACTCTATTTGATTGATTGTGGAGAAGGTACGCAAATGCAGCTTCAAAAATATGCAATTCGCTTCTCCAAAATCAATCATATTTTTATTTCACATTTGCATGGAGACCATTATTTAGGACTGATTCCACTCTTGGATTCCTTTGCACTTTTGGGACGGGTAGCCCCTGTTCATTTGTATGCACCTACGCCACTGCTGAATGTCATTTCCTTACATGGCGAAATAAATGGTTGGAAATTAGAAGATTCCCCATATCCATTGATTTTCCATGCCACCAATCCTTCGGTTTCAGAATTGTTATTAGACGACAAACAAATCACCGTCAAAAGTATCGTACTCGATCATCGAGTGCCTTGCACGGGTTTTGTATTTGAAGAGAAAGCAAGTGATCGAAAAATGTTGAAGGATAAAATTACCACCTACAACATCCCTTTCGCCGCCATTCCAGACATCAAAAAAGGCGCAGATTACACCACCCCAGAAGGAGTAATTATTTCTAATAGTGAATTAACTGCCAACCCTTTGCCTACTCGCACCTATGCCTATTGTAGCGACACTGCCTATACCGAAAGCATTTTACCCCTTATTGAAGGAATAGATTTGCTCTATCACGAAGCCACTTATTTGGAAGAACGAATTGAATTAGCCGCACCACGAGGACACAGTACTGCCAAACAAGCTGCCTTGATTGCCAAAAAAGCGGGAGTCAAAAAACTACTTTTGGGGCATTTTTCTTCCAGATACTACGATTTAAGTCCTTTTTTGGAGGAAGCCCAGCCCATTTTCCCCACTACAGAATTAGCCATTGAAGGAAGGGAATTTGTCATTTAA
- a CDS encoding NTP transferase domain-containing protein translates to MKTQHTKHAKLTKPQLGHFGRNEWAIIGTPCGNIQKIAHKVIEILSKDFKVSYVDADHQSADAEKTQGKKEDAAMDAGASLVYTDKITHHRIDFNNEKFDTYQYRSLFHEQDIVLVNGNHFKAQKQIVVIDARKKDSLERKLDRLTNVDLILLEGENDSIFPFLQTQIPNIADIPILQSINTAAIANFLLQKVNTNQPPLYGLVLAGGKSQRMGRDKGLIDYHGKAQREYVGDMLQAFCEEVFISCRPDQVSNIDTQHQILQDSLLGLGPFGAILSAFQHNPNAAWLVVACDLPLLDADTLQYLVDNRNPSKTATAFHNPATNFPEPLITIWESKSYLTLLQFLAQAYSCPRKVLINSDIALLQVPDVAALENVNRPEEYEEVKKLL, encoded by the coding sequence ATGAAAACACAACATACCAAACACGCCAAACTGACCAAACCCCAACTCGGTCATTTCGGAAGAAACGAATGGGCCATCATCGGTACACCCTGCGGCAATATCCAAAAAATTGCGCATAAAGTTATCGAAATACTTTCCAAAGACTTCAAAGTAAGCTATGTAGATGCCGATCACCAAAGTGCAGATGCAGAAAAAACTCAGGGCAAAAAAGAAGATGCGGCAATGGATGCAGGTGCAAGTTTGGTCTATACCGATAAAATCACCCATCACCGCATAGACTTCAACAATGAAAAATTCGACACTTATCAATACCGCAGCCTTTTCCATGAACAAGACATCGTACTCGTCAATGGCAATCACTTCAAGGCTCAAAAACAAATTGTGGTCATAGATGCCCGAAAAAAAGATTCTTTGGAGCGAAAACTAGATAGACTAACCAATGTCGACCTGATTTTGTTGGAGGGAGAAAATGACAGTATTTTTCCTTTCCTTCAAACACAAATTCCGAATATAGCCGACATTCCGATACTACAAAGTATCAATACGGCTGCAATAGCGAATTTTCTGCTGCAAAAAGTAAACACAAACCAGCCACCTCTCTACGGTTTGGTATTGGCAGGTGGAAAAAGTCAGCGCATGGGTCGAGACAAAGGCCTGATTGATTACCACGGCAAAGCACAGCGGGAATATGTAGGTGATATGCTGCAAGCATTTTGTGAGGAAGTATTTATTTCTTGCCGCCCAGACCAGGTCTCGAATATCGACACCCAACACCAAATATTGCAAGATTCCCTGCTGGGTTTGGGGCCTTTTGGAGCGATTCTATCCGCTTTTCAGCACAATCCCAATGCTGCATGGCTTGTCGTTGCCTGTGACCTACCGCTTTTGGATGCCGATACTTTACAATACTTGGTGGACAATCGCAATCCTTCCAAAACCGCTACGGCTTTCCACAATCCCGCCACAAATTTTCCCGAACCTTTGATTACCATCTGGGAATCCAAATCCTACCTGACCTTACTTCAATTTTTAGCACAAGCCTATTCTTGCCCCCGAAAGGTCTTAATCAATTCGGATATTGCCCTTTTGCAGGTGCCTGATGTGGCGGCATTGGAGAATGTGAACCGACCAGAGGAGTATGAGGAGGTGAAGAAGTTGTTGTAA
- the corA gene encoding magnesium/cobalt transporter CorA, with amino-acid sequence MQDSFKQLSSKIGKMPGHLQFVGMQRQANIEMSVMAYQPNVGKYLERVEVTDIKKNWQPEETVWLNIDGVHDANLVEVVGKQFEIDALVLEDVLNTTHLPKFEDVDKYLFLTLKMLYVNDAKTRIEQEHLSFLLLDKSVISFQERKGDVFEPIRERILQGRGKVRTKAADYLFYLLLDAVVDNYYLVLQYLEEQTLSFETKLLKDVPATLEEILQLKKQLIELRKMIFPLSDMLTKIIEAESTLIQENSLKYFRDVKDHILHVTENLKDLREMTNGLIDLYMMNASNQLNHVMKTLTIVATIFIPLTFVAGIYGMNFDFMPELHWRYGYFFAWGVMFFVLVVMLWFMRRKNWV; translated from the coding sequence ATGCAAGATTCTTTCAAACAATTAAGTAGTAAAATAGGTAAAATGCCTGGTCACCTTCAATTTGTGGGAATGCAGAGGCAGGCTAACATTGAAATGAGTGTGATGGCGTATCAACCTAATGTGGGAAAATACCTGGAACGGGTCGAAGTGACTGACATCAAGAAAAATTGGCAACCTGAAGAAACTGTTTGGCTCAATATTGACGGAGTACATGATGCAAATTTGGTTGAAGTGGTTGGCAAACAATTTGAAATTGATGCACTTGTACTGGAGGATGTACTGAATACCACTCATTTACCCAAATTTGAAGATGTGGATAAGTACTTATTTTTGACCCTCAAAATGCTGTATGTCAATGATGCAAAAACCAGAATTGAGCAAGAACACTTGAGTTTTCTACTGCTGGACAAGTCGGTCATTTCTTTTCAAGAACGGAAAGGAGATGTGTTTGAGCCAATTAGAGAGCGCATTTTGCAGGGTAGGGGAAAAGTGCGGACAAAAGCGGCAGATTATTTGTTCTATTTGTTGTTGGATGCAGTAGTGGACAACTATTATTTGGTGCTTCAATATTTGGAGGAACAAACGCTATCGTTTGAAACCAAACTGCTGAAAGATGTGCCTGCTACTTTGGAAGAGATTCTGCAATTGAAAAAGCAGTTGATTGAGCTGCGAAAAATGATTTTTCCGTTGTCAGATATGCTCACCAAAATCATCGAGGCTGAAAGTACGTTGATTCAAGAAAACTCACTCAAGTATTTTCGAGATGTGAAAGACCATATTCTGCACGTCACTGAAAACCTCAAAGACCTCCGAGAAATGACCAATGGCTTGATTGACCTCTACATGATGAACGCCAGCAATCAACTTAACCATGTCATGAAAACCCTCACCATCGTTGCCACTATTTTTATTCCCCTGACTTTCGTGGCGGGAATTTATGGCATGAACTTCGATTTTATGCCCGAACTGCATTGGCGCTACGGATACTTTTTTGCGTGGGGCGTAATGTTTTTTGTACTTGTGGTGATGCTTTGGTTTATGAGACGGAAGAATTGGGTTTAA
- a CDS encoding S8 family serine peptidase, with product MDKATFRYGYSTLSVSKSNRFIAVSKRDDTPLTASMPANARSAAPVIKSTTTKLGHFEILEASLPSFESVENTLNNVRAMPSVNIGTHVFHTTDDGDTPYIPSGQIYIEFTPETQPAIMGVIFEHLHLAILEKRSSHIYITSVTPDSPNPIKVVVALQELEMVKVAEPELLTPIGLSALTLPSDELLKDQWHLQNTGNHGNWGANAFKAGSDAKVVEAWKYMNSLGSSNITVAVIDSGFDLTHPDLRGSGGKVTAPWDFESETPDPTPHLGDWHGTSVAGVAIGAANGTGIVGAAPNAKFIPIRFAWISDSQIEKWFAYAAQNGADVVSNSWGSQDNSFVMSTRMVQAIRKCAIEGRNGKGCVIVFAAGNSARSINSASQPDAVTGFATHPNVITISASNSKDEWSSYSNFGKRISVCAPSNGSGGAGVTTADVTGTIVLPSGSIGHKGYDAGDFTFGFGGTSSACPLVAGVCALILSVKPSLKATQVKEILEKTADKIGDANLYDSNGHSVYFGYGRINTLKAVVMASGGSIPDIPTPPVIIPTPVDPPITPPVTPPVVVPPSEIRAIPMKGAVTSVIRQSNERHVYKVSMSNRLVISMTSPIGNNQDFDLYLRKGAVPEPKNRKYDASSVEEGSNEKIVISNPTAADYYIMARAYRGKGSYNLDATLEVAPAGSGINELPLKALVGGILRQELEETVIKVSLGGRLKIRMEVPVGSTNNDFDLYVKRGAIPTKNDFDGRSIQEGSVESILLPSVQSGDYYIVVQSFEGSGGYNLTVSLE from the coding sequence ATGGATAAAGCCACATTTAGATATGGATACTCCACCCTGAGTGTCAGTAAAAGTAACCGATTCATTGCAGTGAGTAAAAGAGACGACACACCTTTGACCGCAAGTATGCCAGCCAATGCAAGGTCTGCTGCACCAGTTATCAAATCTACTACCACCAAACTCGGTCATTTTGAAATATTAGAAGCCTCCCTTCCCAGTTTTGAATCTGTCGAAAACACCCTGAACAATGTTCGTGCAATGCCATCCGTCAATATTGGTACGCATGTTTTTCATACGACCGATGATGGAGATACACCCTATATTCCTTCTGGTCAGATTTACATAGAGTTTACTCCTGAAACTCAACCTGCCATTATGGGAGTCATTTTTGAGCATTTGCATTTGGCCATCCTCGAAAAGCGGAGTTCACATATCTACATCACAAGTGTCACACCTGATTCGCCTAATCCCATCAAAGTAGTAGTGGCATTGCAGGAATTGGAAATGGTGAAAGTGGCAGAACCTGAATTATTAACCCCCATAGGACTCAGCGCATTGACATTGCCCTCTGACGAACTGCTCAAAGACCAATGGCACCTTCAAAATACTGGAAACCACGGCAATTGGGGAGCAAATGCTTTCAAAGCGGGTTCGGATGCCAAGGTAGTAGAGGCTTGGAAATACATGAACAGTTTGGGATCTTCTAACATTACTGTTGCAGTGATTGACAGCGGTTTCGACCTCACCCATCCCGACTTGAGAGGAAGTGGAGGAAAAGTCACAGCTCCTTGGGATTTTGAATCTGAAACACCTGACCCTACGCCCCATTTGGGCGATTGGCATGGTACATCCGTTGCAGGAGTGGCGATTGGTGCTGCAAATGGTACAGGCATTGTGGGAGCCGCTCCCAATGCAAAGTTTATACCGATACGTTTTGCATGGATCAGTGATAGTCAAATCGAAAAGTGGTTTGCCTATGCTGCTCAGAATGGGGCAGATGTAGTCAGCAACAGTTGGGGATCACAGGACAATAGTTTTGTGATGAGTACCCGCATGGTACAAGCCATTCGGAAATGTGCCATTGAAGGACGCAACGGAAAAGGCTGCGTGATTGTTTTTGCAGCAGGAAATTCGGCTAGAAGCATCAACAGTGCTAGCCAACCCGATGCCGTCACTGGCTTTGCAACCCACCCAAATGTCATCACCATTTCTGCCTCCAATAGCAAGGACGAATGGTCCAGTTACTCCAATTTTGGTAAGAGAATTTCTGTATGTGCGCCCTCCAATGGTTCGGGTGGTGCAGGTGTCACCACTGCTGACGTGACGGGTACAATCGTACTGCCCAGCGGAAGTATTGGACATAAAGGATATGATGCAGGTGATTTCACCTTTGGTTTTGGAGGTACTTCCAGTGCCTGCCCACTTGTTGCAGGGGTATGCGCTTTGATTTTGTCGGTCAAACCCAGCTTGAAAGCAACACAAGTCAAAGAAATATTGGAGAAAACTGCAGATAAAATTGGTGATGCAAATTTGTACGACTCCAATGGACATTCGGTGTATTTTGGATATGGACGTATCAATACACTTAAAGCGGTGGTAATGGCAAGTGGTGGAAGTATTCCAGATATACCAACTCCTCCTGTGATCATACCTACTCCCGTTGATCCTCCTATTACTCCCCCCGTTACCCCGCCTGTTGTTGTTCCTCCTTCCGAAATTCGTGCCATCCCGATGAAAGGAGCGGTAACGAGTGTGATTAGACAAAGCAATGAACGCCATGTGTATAAAGTCAGTATGAGCAATCGTTTGGTTATCAGCATGACTTCACCCATTGGCAACAACCAAGATTTCGATTTGTATCTACGCAAGGGAGCAGTTCCTGAACCCAAAAACCGCAAGTATGATGCAAGCAGTGTGGAGGAAGGGTCTAATGAAAAAATAGTGATTTCCAATCCAACTGCTGCAGATTATTACATCATGGCAAGGGCTTATCGAGGAAAAGGTAGCTACAATTTGGATGCAACCTTAGAAGTTGCCCCTGCGGGTAGTGGTATCAATGAATTACCTCTCAAGGCTTTGGTTGGCGGTATTTTACGCCAAGAATTGGAGGAAACAGTGATTAAGGTTAGTCTTGGCGGTCGCCTCAAAATCCGTATGGAAGTGCCAGTAGGCAGTACCAACAACGATTTTGACCTGTATGTAAAACGAGGAGCTATCCCGACCAAAAATGATTTTGATGGCCGAAGTATTCAAGAAGGCTCAGTAGAAAGCATCTTATTACCGAGTGTTCAATCGGGCGACTATTACATTGTGGTTCAATCATTTGAAGGAAGTGGTGGCTATAATTTGACAGTGAGTTTAGAGTAA